A genomic stretch from Chrysiogenes arsenatis DSM 11915 includes:
- a CDS encoding DUF167 domain-containing protein, translated as MAKDEYEEVTFDLRVIPRSRKEQLVHEAGFVKLKITAPPVDGKANEQVIAYFAALLRIPRSSITILRGELGRQKTLRITGITANQKKEYFPWLTQS; from the coding sequence ATGGCAAAGGATGAATACGAAGAAGTCACCTTTGACTTGCGGGTTATACCACGCTCCCGCAAAGAACAACTTGTGCATGAAGCGGGTTTTGTAAAACTAAAAATCACCGCGCCGCCCGTTGATGGCAAAGCCAACGAGCAGGTGATCGCCTACTTTGCGGCACTTTTGCGCATCCCACGATCGAGCATCACCATTCTGCGCGGTGAGCTCGGGCGACAAAAAACTCTCCGCATTACGGGGATAACCGCAAACCAGAAAAAGGAATATTTCCCATGGCTGACGCAATCGTAA
- a CDS encoding YggT family protein, protein MGHTVAGSFIGALFGTLMFLLNLYTWVLIARMFMSWISPDPSNPIVQFIYRITEPVLAPFRRIIPPISGIDFSPIVVFIAIQFLQRLLANLFRGF, encoded by the coding sequence ATGGGTCATACTGTCGCGGGAAGCTTTATTGGTGCACTCTTTGGCACGCTGATGTTTCTGCTTAACCTCTACACATGGGTACTCATCGCTCGCATGTTCATGTCGTGGATTAGCCCTGATCCCAGCAATCCTATCGTCCAGTTTATCTATCGCATTACGGAGCCAGTACTGGCTCCGTTTCGCCGGATCATCCCACCTATTTCGGGGATTGATTTTTCGCCTATCGTGGTTTTTATAGCGATTCAGTTTCTCCAGCGGCTTTTAGCAAATTTGTTCCGTGGTTTTTGA
- a CDS encoding DivIVA domain-containing protein, producing MGEETQRFDTGFRGYDKEQVDAYIANLLSEIEAHKERADTAQSRLDQISGKEEMLHATLYQAQLFADSARQEAEKHRDEMMAETNQQRAEIEANIAERRAFLEQGLQEMMDRYSAALKEIKFVFNSGIVFTEQMEGKYQRLVAKSQTEERVDDETRFALVDPIPPSAPKTNTATQKNKASAKKTVADQAADVLAKIDKAHAQPANTAQPNAPKSNDSDAEFSLYRKKVEKQSDDGEYSEEELDRFLRSLREGGDGKG from the coding sequence ATGGGAGAAGAGACCCAACGCTTTGATACCGGATTTCGAGGGTACGACAAAGAGCAGGTCGATGCGTACATTGCGAACCTGCTCAGCGAAATTGAGGCGCACAAAGAGCGTGCTGACACAGCACAAAGCCGACTCGACCAGATTTCCGGCAAAGAAGAAATGCTACACGCCACGCTGTACCAAGCACAACTTTTTGCTGACAGCGCCCGCCAGGAAGCAGAAAAGCATCGTGATGAAATGATGGCCGAAACCAATCAACAACGCGCCGAAATTGAAGCCAACATAGCGGAGCGGCGTGCATTTTTAGAGCAGGGCTTGCAAGAGATGATGGATCGCTATAGCGCTGCGCTCAAAGAGATAAAGTTTGTCTTTAACTCTGGTATTGTCTTTACCGAACAAATGGAAGGGAAATACCAACGGCTTGTAGCAAAAAGCCAGACGGAAGAACGTGTTGATGACGAAACCCGTTTTGCGCTGGTGGATCCCATCCCCCCATCTGCCCCAAAAACCAACACTGCCACACAAAAAAACAAAGCGAGCGCCAAAAAAACTGTCGCGGATCAGGCTGCTGATGTTCTCGCAAAAATCGATAAAGCTCATGCCCAGCCAGCCAACACGGCTCAACCGAACGCACCGAAATCAAATGATAGCGATGCTGAATTTTCGCTCTATCGCAAAAAAGTAGAAAAACAAAGTGATGATGGCGAGTATTCCGAAGAAGAACTCGACCGCTTTCTCCGTTCCTTGCGCGAAGGTGGCGATGGCAAAGGATGA
- a CDS encoding epoxyqueuosine reductase QueH gives MKSTALPPPKGRMLLHSCCAPCSGTVIERLKEQVSITLYYANPNIHPAAEYTKRLGELERWCRDTINIPLIVPPYNPTQWFQRVAGLEHEPEKGERCTQCYALRLEETARYAAEHGYDSFSTVLSISPHKDATRINALGTALGEQFTIPFYQANFKKEGGFQRSLVISRENNFYRQTYCGCIYSQR, from the coding sequence ATGAAATCAACCGCGCTACCACCGCCCAAGGGACGAATGCTGCTCCACTCCTGCTGTGCACCGTGCTCCGGCACGGTGATAGAACGACTGAAAGAGCAGGTATCTATCACCCTTTACTACGCTAACCCCAACATCCACCCAGCAGCCGAATACACCAAGCGACTTGGCGAACTTGAACGATGGTGTCGTGACACTATCAACATTCCACTTATCGTCCCGCCGTACAATCCCACCCAGTGGTTTCAACGCGTGGCCGGACTGGAACATGAACCCGAAAAAGGGGAACGCTGCACGCAATGCTACGCGCTACGCCTTGAAGAAACAGCGCGTTATGCTGCTGAGCATGGGTATGATAGCTTTAGTACGGTGCTTTCTATTTCGCCACACAAAGATGCGACGCGTATCAATGCTCTTGGCACAGCACTCGGCGAACAATTTACAATTCCTTTTTACCAAGCAAACTTCAAAAAAGAAGGGGGATTTCAACGCTCTTTGGTCATCTCACGTGA
- the mtnA gene encoding S-methyl-5-thioribose-1-phosphate isomerase, whose protein sequence is MADAIVTTAPFVLQLLDQRILPLKVEYIACRTHNDVADAIRTMVVRGAPAIGVSAAYGYALGAHEVTSHPLETLANHMQSVRTTLAATRPTAVNLFWALEAMEKACNALIPTATNTATVANALWQHACQLHQEDIAINRRIGAHGAALLPDHGGVLTHCNAGALATAGYGTALGVIRAAVEQGKRIHVFTDETRPFLQGARLSAFELMEDNIPVTLICDNMAGVVMRQRKVQAIVVGADRIAMNGDTANKIGTYTVAVLARENNIPFYVAAPVSTIDPQAADESDIVIEERDPREVTHCGGVQIAPHNVAVFNPSFDVTPARYISGIITQHGIAKAPFDESLREHLNQSL, encoded by the coding sequence ATGGCTGACGCAATCGTAACTACTGCCCCTTTTGTTTTACAACTTCTCGATCAACGCATTCTCCCACTCAAGGTCGAATATATCGCGTGCCGCACACACAATGATGTCGCCGATGCCATCCGTACCATGGTCGTGCGCGGCGCTCCAGCTATCGGTGTCAGTGCAGCCTACGGCTACGCACTGGGCGCGCACGAAGTCACCAGCCACCCACTTGAAACCTTGGCCAACCACATGCAATCCGTCCGTACTACGCTGGCCGCCACCCGCCCGACCGCCGTCAATCTTTTTTGGGCGCTGGAAGCAATGGAAAAGGCATGCAATGCGCTCATACCAACCGCAACGAACACCGCAACCGTTGCGAACGCGCTCTGGCAACACGCGTGTCAACTCCATCAAGAGGACATTGCCATCAACCGTCGCATTGGCGCGCATGGAGCCGCCCTGCTGCCGGATCATGGCGGCGTACTGACGCACTGCAATGCTGGCGCACTGGCAACAGCAGGCTATGGAACCGCACTAGGCGTTATTCGTGCAGCAGTTGAGCAGGGCAAACGGATTCATGTTTTTACTGATGAAACGCGCCCTTTCCTTCAAGGAGCTCGCCTCAGCGCCTTTGAATTGATGGAAGACAACATCCCCGTCACACTGATTTGCGATAACATGGCAGGCGTCGTTATGCGTCAGAGAAAAGTACAGGCCATTGTTGTTGGTGCTGATCGCATCGCCATGAATGGCGACACCGCCAACAAAATTGGAACCTACACCGTCGCCGTGCTCGCTCGCGAAAATAACATCCCTTTTTACGTTGCCGCGCCCGTTTCGACCATCGACCCTCAGGCGGCCGATGAGTCCGATATCGTCATCGAAGAGCGTGACCCACGCGAAGTGACACACTGCGGTGGTGTCCAAATCGCACCGCACAACGTGGCGGTTTTCAATCCTTCCTTTGACGTCACACCAGCGCGTTATATCAGCGGCATAATCACGCAACATGGGATTGCAAAAGCCCCTTTTGACGAAAGCCTGCGGGAACACCTCAATCAGTCATTATGA